The following coding sequences are from one Ornithodoros turicata isolate Travis chromosome 1, ASM3712646v1, whole genome shotgun sequence window:
- the LOC135387261 gene encoding uncharacterized protein LOC135387261 — protein MEIRKWAAKSTALQQKFLADETAYDNVGCTNPVLRILGVPWDRQADVILAPVTAVHEFAQKNEPTKRTVLSTFCRLYDPLGLLLPFTVTARLLFQAMWKEAVPWDQPMHPPTHQAWREWVRGLPALSTMQAPRSPFNPAGTVPDLDIFADASPRAYGAVAYVRTHKAPGGVSSHVLIAKGRIAPLKTVTLPRLELLGCLLAARLFKSICDVIPALQSRVTLWTDSQIALHWIKNGKMTQSQNPQFVEGRLREIRQLTDPARWCHCDGKSNPADLLTRGITATELLHSKLWWTGPAWLFGNVDGLVAAQNTSPHFRIEETCCAIAVQHRDPLLQLEDHSSLNRVLRVTAYVLRYINNTRRPQSKHSGSLSAEELHSAELLWVRWTQLESFPTEIEDLQTRRPISSSSAVLLLNPYVDENSLLRVGDESDSVRHPILLPSRHRFTELLVLDMHCRLHHTGVQDTLCEIRQKYWIVRGRQTVRRALHTCLQCKRRRLDPETAPVAPLPRERITPTSPFDVVGVDFAGPLYAFDNNEQRKAYIVLFSCGVTRAIHLELATGMSTQHFLGAFRRFASRRGVPSLILSDNARTFHQT, from the coding sequence ATGGAAATCCGAAAATGGGCAGCGAAGTCCACCGCACTTCAACAGAAATTTCTCGCAGACGAAACTGCCTACGATAACGTCGGTTGTACAAACCCAGTGCTTCGTATCTTAGGTGTACCATGGGACAGACAGGCGGACGTCATCCTAGCACCAGTCACCGCGGTTCACGAATTCGCACAGAAAAATGAGCCCACGAAGCGCACGGTGCTCAGTACCTTTTGTAGACTGTACGATCCTTTGGGTTTGCTCCTTCCCTTTACGGTCACCGCGAGGCTCTTGTTTCAAGCAATGTGGAAGGAAGCAGTTCCTTGGGACCAACCCATGCACCCCCCGACACACCAAGCTTGGCGCGAATGGGTACGCGGCCTTCCCGCGCTCTCCACAATGCAAGCACCGAGATCTCCCTTCAATCCGGCCGGCACCGTCCCAGACCTTGACATCTTTGCAGACGCAAGCCCGCGGGCCTACGGAGCAGTTGCATACGTACGCACCCACAAGGCTCCGGGGGGTGTCAGCTCCCACGTGCTCATCGCCAAAGGTCGCATTGCACCACTGAAGACTGTCACTCTTCCGCGTTTAGAGCTCCTTGGCTGCCTTCTCGCCGCTAGACTGTTCAAGAGCATCTGCGACGTCATACCTGCCCTGCAGTCACGGGTCACGTTGTGGACGGACTCTCAGATTGCACTGCACTGGATAAAGAATGGGAAGATGACTCAGTCGCAGAATCCTCAGTTTGTCGAGGGGCGCTTACGAGAGATTCGCCAGCTCACGGACCCGGCTAGATGGTGTCACTGCGACGGGAAAAGCAACCCCGCTGACTTGCTCACGAGGGGAATCACCGCGACTGAGCTGCTCCACAGCAAGCTGTGGTGGACCGGTCCAGCCTGGTTATTTGGCAACGTGGATGGTCTCGTCGCGGCCCAAAACACATCTCCGCATTTCCGGATCGAGGAGACCTGTTGCGCCATCGCTGTTCAGCATCGGGACCCCCTTCTTCAACTCGAAGATCACAGCTCCCTTAACCGCGTGCTCCGTGTGACAGCGTACGTGCTCAGGTACATCAACAACACCCGGAGACCCCAGTCGAAACACAGTGGCTCACTCTCAGCGGAGGAGCTACACTCAGCAGAGCTGCTCTGGGTCCGTTGGACTCAGTTGGAATCTTTCCCCACTGAAATCGAGGACCTACAGACGAGACGCCCCATCTCTTCTTCATCGGCCGTTTTGCTATTGAACCCGTATGTCGACGAGAATTCATTACTCCGCGTCGGTGACGAAAGCGACAGCGTACGGCATCCCATCCTTCTGCCGTCCAGACACCGATTCACAGAGCTGCTCGTGCTCGACATGCACTGTCGTCTACACCACACAGGAGTTCAAGACACACTCTGTGAAATTCGCCAGAAGTATTGGATTGTAAGGGGTCGACAGAcggttcgtcgcgctcttcaTACGTGTCTACAATGCAAACGACGACGGCTGGATCCGGAAACAGCACCTGTCGCTCCTCTCCCGCGGGAAAGGATCACACCCACGAGTCCCTTCGACGTAGTAGGGGTGGATTTTGCTGGACCGCTCTATGCATTTGACAATAACGAACAGCGGAAGGCGTACATCGTCCTTTTCTCATGTGGCGTTACCCGCGCGATCCACCTCGAATTGGCGACCGGGATGTCCACTCAACACTTCCTCGGCGCATTTAGGCGTTTTGCGTCCCGACGCGGGGTCCCGTCACTGATCCTGTCAGACAACGCTCGCACCTTCCATCAGACGTGA